From the Polaribacter gangjinensis genome, the window TCAAATCATCAAGTTGGACAAGTGTTGTTGTTCAATTTATCACGTCATTCAGACCATCATTACAATGGCAGCAAACATTATCAGTTATTGAAAAGCTTGCCAGAAAGTCCGCAAATGCCAACAGGTTATCCAGGAATGATGTTATTATCACTTTTTCCTCCTTTATGGTTTTGGGTGATGAATAAAAGAATTAAGAAATTTATATTTTTAGAAATAAAAAATAAAAATACTGAATAATCAATATATCAAAAATGAATCAAGAAAAAACGGTTTCTGAAGCCATACATTTCAGACGATCTGTACGTGTGTATGATGCTGAAAAAACGATTGATACTTTAGTTGTGAAAAAATGCATTGAACAAGCTTCTTTGGCACCAAATAGTAGCAATATGCAATTGTGGGAATTTTATCACATCACTTCTAAAGACGTTATTGCACAAATTGCTCCGTTTTGTTTCAACCAAAATGCTGCTAGAACAGCACAACAATTAGTAGTTTTTGTCACTAGAAAAGATTTATGGAAAAAAAGAGCAAAAGCAAATTTGTCTTTTATGGATCAAAATTTTGGAGCGAATAAACCAAAATCTGAACAATCTAAAAGAGAAAAAGTTGCCAGAAATTATTATGGAAAACTGATTCCATTTACCTATGCTGATTTTTTAGGAATTTTCGGGTATTTAAAGTTTTTACTTTTTTCACTTGTTGGAATTTTTAGACCAATTTACAGAGAAGTTCGCAATAGTGATATGCGCATTGTGGCACACAAAACTTGTGGTTTGGCAGCACAAACCTTTATGCTTTCTATGGCAGCAGCAGGTTATGACACGTGTCCAATGGAGGGTTCTGATACCTTGCGTGTAAAAAAATTGTTGGGCTTGCCTTTTGGCGCAGAAATAAATATGATTGTTTCTTGCGGCATCAGAAAACCTGAAGGTGTTTACGGAGAACGTTTTCGAATTCCTTTTGAGGAAGTTTATAAACAAGTTTAAATTAAAAATTTGCTATTTTTCAGGAACCAAAATCAACACATTTTTCATTTTTTTGATTTCTTCCGCATTTAAAGCCATTTTGATAAACGCTCCATTCAAGTATTTTTCAGCTTGGTCTTTGTAATGTTTGCTGAATAAATTTCCTGATTGTCCTGTTGGTAAAATCGACAAACTATTCTCAATATCCGAAAAATCAATCACTCTTCTTGTTGAAGGACCTGCTGTGATTTTGTAAATTCCTGTGCTATCCAATTTAAAAATTTGATTGTTGATAACCTCATTTCCTCCAATTGTTTGAAATGGACCTACATTGAATAGTTTTCGCAACATACCTCCTGCTTTTCCAATTGGATGCTCATGTTCTACTGAAATAACACGTTCCCATTTCCAACTTTCTACATTTTTACCCAATTGATTTTCTAAAAATGAAATCGCATTTTTAAATGATTCTTCTATGATTATTGATCGTGTTTCTTTAATATTTTTCGTGGTAATATCATCCCACCAAACCGAATTTTCATGATTAATTTGCGATACCAACACTTGATCTTGCAATTGTGAATTTAAAAATAATTCAAAGCTTTCACCCAATTCATCTTGGTAAGTTGCCGCTAAAAACTCATACAAAAATCGATTGTAAATGGTTGGCGCAACAGCATTTTTTAAATGATTTCCATCCCATTTTTCTAAAATTGAAAAAGCAGTTTTTTCAGCAATTGACAAGTTAGATTTGTTGATGTTTTTAAGTAAATATTTACTGATTTCTGGTGTTGTTGATGAAGTAACATCAAACAACATTTTGGCAACATCTTGCTTGGTAAAATCATTTTTATCTTTCAACAAACTCACAATTCTTTTGGCTCTATCTTCTGGCTGATAGTATCCAGGATACAATTTTCCACGAACAGAATCTGGTTGATTATTCGCAGAAAACACAAAATGTTGACTTGGATTGATGGCTTGCGGATTTTCTTCAAAAGGTAAAATTTCTAAAATTTCATCTTCGCCAGAAGCACCATTCAAATACATTTTTGATGACAAACCTTCGCGCAATTGATACAATTTTGCAGAAGCAAACCACGCAATATTATTGTCTGCATCACTATACATCACATTCAAACCTGGAGCGTGAATTTTTTCAGCCGCATTTTTAAATTCTGATAAGGATTTTGAGTGACTCATTCCATAAGCAACATCCAAGGTTTTGTTTTCCAATTGTGTGTACAACCAATACATGGCAATGGGTTTTTCATCCTGAATATGTTCAACCAAACCATTCATAATTGGGCCATGTTTGCTAACTTTTACTACAAAAGTAGTATCAGGATTGTCTTTAATTTTAATGGTTTTTGTACGCAATTTATATTTTTGAAATCCAATTGGAGTTTTGTATTCATTATCATTTTTCGGATTATTTTCTTCTGTGTAAAAATTCAAATCGTCATTTGCTAACATCGTTAAACCATAAGCCAACTTTTTATTATGACCTAATAAAGGAAAAGGCATCAACGCAATATTGAAACCATATATTTCAA encodes:
- a CDS encoding nitroreductase family protein, with translation MNQEKTVSEAIHFRRSVRVYDAEKTIDTLVVKKCIEQASLAPNSSNMQLWEFYHITSKDVIAQIAPFCFNQNAARTAQQLVVFVTRKDLWKKRAKANLSFMDQNFGANKPKSEQSKREKVARNYYGKLIPFTYADFLGIFGYLKFLLFSLVGIFRPIYREVRNSDMRIVAHKTCGLAAQTFMLSMAAAGYDTCPMEGSDTLRVKKLLGLPFGAEINMIVSCGIRKPEGVYGERFRIPFEEVYKQV
- a CDS encoding penicillin acylase family protein, which gives rise to MKNLKKFLKISGIVLILLVIVVLIYANSLKPTYDGKISIKNLSQEVAVHFDEFGVPHINANNQEDAYVALGYLHAQERLWQMELIRRIAPGRLSEIFGKDLLKTDVFFKGLGIEEAASTTIATLDKSSKAYILTQKYLDGINQFIEEGSTPIEFTLVGVKKEKYTIKDVYNVFGYMAFSFAVAHKTDPLLTEIKEKLGDAYLNELMNSYNENLTIIPTEINPIKANLSVAVNDIMKTLPVSTFIGSNSWVIGAEKTKNGKVIFANDPHIGFSQPSVWYQNHIKTPDFEIYGFNIALMPFPLLGHNKKLAYGLTMLANDDLNFYTEENNPKNDNEYKTPIGFQKYKLRTKTIKIKDNPDTTFVVKVSKHGPIMNGLVEHIQDEKPIAMYWLYTQLENKTLDVAYGMSHSKSLSEFKNAAEKIHAPGLNVMYSDADNNIAWFASAKLYQLREGLSSKMYLNGASGEDEILEILPFEENPQAINPSQHFVFSANNQPDSVRGKLYPGYYQPEDRAKRIVSLLKDKNDFTKQDVAKMLFDVTSSTTPEISKYLLKNINKSNLSIAEKTAFSILEKWDGNHLKNAVAPTIYNRFLYEFLAATYQDELGESFELFLNSQLQDQVLVSQINHENSVWWDDITTKNIKETRSIIIEESFKNAISFLENQLGKNVESWKWERVISVEHEHPIGKAGGMLRKLFNVGPFQTIGGNEVINNQIFKLDSTGIYKITAGPSTRRVIDFSDIENSLSILPTGQSGNLFSKHYKDQAEKYLNGAFIKMALNAEEIKKMKNVLILVPEK